A single window of Stomatohabitans albus DNA harbors:
- the dhaM gene encoding dihydroxyacetone kinase phosphoryl donor subunit DhaM, with translation MTVGIVVVSHSEKIAEGTVELAAQMAADVTIKGAGGTDDGRIGTSFNKVMDAIQNADSGDGVVVLTDLGSAVLTTESVMEFLDDELRDRVRMVNESFIKGTIAAATTAQGGGDLDACARAAEMALHPSAEPNLNDTAETRAVESQEGDLSTQLTLTNALGLHARPAARLAELVNKSESRAWVNGHNAGSALSMMTLQLKEGDAFEFRANGPDAQALIDQVTALVIDNFGE, from the coding sequence GTGACTGTAGGGATCGTAGTAGTAAGCCACAGCGAAAAAATTGCTGAAGGCACAGTTGAATTAGCTGCCCAAATGGCTGCCGATGTGACGATTAAAGGGGCCGGAGGCACTGATGATGGTCGTATTGGCACGAGTTTTAATAAGGTGATGGATGCCATCCAAAACGCTGACAGTGGTGATGGCGTTGTGGTGCTCACCGATTTGGGTTCTGCGGTATTGACAACTGAATCAGTTATGGAGTTCTTAGATGATGAACTCCGTGATCGGGTTCGCATGGTTAATGAGTCGTTCATTAAAGGCACAATTGCTGCGGCGACAACCGCACAAGGTGGTGGTGACCTCGATGCATGCGCCCGAGCCGCCGAAATGGCTCTCCATCCATCGGCAGAGCCGAACCTCAACGATACCGCTGAGACCCGAGCTGTTGAGAGTCAAGAGGGTGACTTGTCGACCCAATTAACCTTGACGAATGCGTTGGGATTACATGCCCGGCCAGCAGCCCGTTTAGCTGAACTAGTGAATAAAAGTGAGTCACGGGCATGGGTCAATGGGCACAACGCCGGTAGTGCATTGTCAATGATGACCTTGCAATTAAAAGAAGGTGACGCCTTTGAGTTTCGTGCCAATGGGCCTGATGCCCAAGCATTGATTGACCAAGTCACTGCCCTGGTCATTGATAACTTCGGAGAATAA
- the dhaL gene encoding dihydroxyacetone kinase subunit DhaL, with amino-acid sequence MSANAAWAKAWMVECANVVGVHREELIDLDRAIGDADHGENLDRGFNAVVASLADKAFATPSEVFKTVSMTLMSNVGGAYGPLVGTAFLRASTVSKDAEELDASVLADVIAAAAEGIQARGRAELGEKTMLDAWLPAAEAAKAAADTGKSPIDTLKAAASAAQTGAEATDAMTARKGRASYLGSRSVGHRDPGAQSTAYILDAAARTLEKA; translated from the coding sequence ATGAGTGCAAATGCGGCTTGGGCTAAAGCTTGGATGGTTGAATGCGCAAATGTTGTAGGCGTACACCGAGAAGAATTGATTGATCTCGACCGCGCAATTGGTGATGCTGACCACGGCGAAAACTTAGATCGGGGGTTTAATGCAGTTGTCGCATCGCTCGCAGATAAGGCGTTTGCGACACCAAGCGAAGTCTTTAAAACGGTGTCCATGACATTGATGAGCAATGTTGGTGGCGCCTATGGCCCGCTTGTTGGCACGGCATTCTTGCGTGCATCAACGGTTTCTAAGGACGCAGAAGAACTTGACGCCTCAGTACTTGCAGATGTGATCGCAGCTGCTGCCGAGGGTATTCAAGCACGTGGTCGTGCTGAGCTAGGCGAAAAAACAATGTTGGACGCATGGTTACCAGCTGCAGAAGCCGCAAAGGCTGCTGCTGATACTGGCAAAAGCCCTATAGACACCCTGAAGGCAGCAGCCTCAGCGGCACAAACCGGAGCTGAAGCAACTGATGCAATGACCGCTCGGAAAGGGCGTGCATCGTATCTTGGTTCTCGTTCAGTGGGTCACCGTGATCCAGGAGCACAATCAACGGCTTATATCTTGGATGCAGCCGCACGGACGTTGGAGAAAGCGTGA
- the dhaK gene encoding dihydroxyacetone kinase subunit DhaK, translating into MKKLINDPREVVAEALEGFALAFPSLVTVHNDPVWVGRANPAPEGRVALVSGGGSGHEPLHAGFVGEGMLDAAVPGAVFTSPTPDAIEAATRGVDHGAGVVHIVKNYTGDVLNFETAAELCAADGISVQQVLVNDDVSVEDSTWTAGRRGVAGTVVVEKIAGAACARGDDIDTVVRIAQEVVANTKSMGLALSACTVPHAGKPSFDLRDDEVEMGVGIHGEPGRATVSMATADELTAQLVDPLLAELPDSGEVLVLVNGMGATPESELFIVYRAVRHRLAQTNLTVERSLVGNYTTSLDMAGVSVTITALTAEMKQLWDAPVITPSLIWKDSSPRKDV; encoded by the coding sequence ATGAAAAAATTAATTAATGATCCTCGTGAGGTCGTTGCCGAAGCCTTGGAAGGGTTCGCACTTGCGTTTCCCTCGTTAGTAACCGTTCACAATGACCCTGTGTGGGTAGGACGTGCGAACCCCGCACCTGAGGGGCGTGTGGCCCTTGTCAGTGGGGGTGGGAGTGGGCATGAACCGCTGCACGCTGGTTTTGTCGGTGAGGGTATGTTGGATGCTGCCGTTCCTGGCGCAGTCTTTACCTCCCCCACGCCTGATGCTATTGAAGCTGCAACCCGTGGCGTTGACCATGGGGCAGGTGTCGTTCATATAGTGAAGAATTACACGGGCGATGTGTTGAACTTTGAAACGGCTGCTGAATTATGTGCTGCGGACGGTATTTCGGTCCAGCAAGTCCTCGTCAATGATGATGTCAGCGTAGAAGATTCCACCTGGACGGCTGGCCGCCGTGGTGTTGCTGGCACGGTAGTAGTTGAAAAGATCGCCGGTGCTGCCTGTGCCCGTGGCGACGATATCGACACGGTTGTGCGTATTGCCCAAGAGGTTGTGGCGAATACGAAATCGATGGGTCTGGCACTTAGTGCATGCACGGTGCCACATGCCGGGAAGCCGTCCTTTGATCTTCGTGATGATGAAGTTGAAATGGGTGTCGGTATTCACGGTGAGCCAGGTCGGGCCACGGTGTCTATGGCGACTGCTGATGAACTCACCGCCCAACTCGTTGACCCATTACTGGCTGAGCTTCCAGACAGTGGCGAGGTCCTGGTCTTGGTCAATGGAATGGGGGCAACGCCCGAATCAGAGCTATTTATTGTGTACCGCGCTGTACGGCATCGCTTAGCGCAGACAAACCTGACGGTGGAACGTTCTCTTGTTGGCAATTACACCACGAGTTTGGATATGGCTGGGGTTTCTGTCACTATTACCGCATTGACCGCAGAAATGAAACAGTTGTGGGACGCACCGGTCATTACGCCATCGTTAATCTGGAAAGACAGCTCTCCCCGGAAGGATGTATAA